A genomic window from Bdellovibrio sp. SKB1291214 includes:
- a CDS encoding GNAT family N-acetyltransferase: MNQQTYLHVQENKKYTAHLAGNVLTVTGSEMGTEIPATASEGQAATFNVEESADKIQLLSKNATAGSSLVAMEHLFTHKPDLKAIALNQQSVVRADFYQNPSLWCAYGTQNVKPEQWMYSGNVYHPIRPQQKPGELLYSRYIPSIGKTLSFRVMDVERDLKTFHFWHNQPYVNEFWELAKPEAELKEYIEKGLADLHSIPTFVEFDGVPVGYFEMYWTLEDRLGPYYESEAFDRGFHLLIGNMDYLGFKNTDAILKSATHYLFLEEPRTRKIMAEPRSDNQRIIRYVETFSAWKKLKEFDFPHKRAALLECRRERFFMGNFL, encoded by the coding sequence ATGAATCAACAGACGTACTTGCATGTTCAAGAAAACAAAAAATATACAGCTCATCTAGCGGGGAACGTTTTAACCGTCACCGGGTCAGAAATGGGGACAGAGATTCCTGCGACAGCGTCGGAGGGCCAGGCAGCAACGTTCAATGTTGAAGAGTCGGCAGACAAAATCCAACTGTTAAGTAAAAATGCGACGGCGGGATCTTCTTTGGTGGCGATGGAGCATCTTTTCACTCACAAGCCGGACTTAAAAGCAATTGCCCTTAATCAGCAATCGGTTGTCAGAGCAGACTTTTATCAAAACCCTTCATTGTGGTGTGCTTATGGGACACAAAATGTAAAACCTGAACAGTGGATGTATTCTGGGAATGTTTATCACCCCATTCGCCCACAGCAAAAACCAGGAGAGCTTCTTTACTCTCGTTACATTCCTAGCATTGGTAAAACTTTGAGCTTTCGTGTGATGGATGTGGAACGCGATCTAAAAACGTTCCATTTCTGGCACAATCAACCCTACGTCAATGAGTTCTGGGAGCTGGCAAAGCCAGAAGCCGAACTAAAGGAATACATTGAAAAAGGCTTGGCTGACTTGCATTCGATTCCAACGTTTGTTGAGTTCGATGGGGTGCCCGTCGGTTACTTTGAAATGTATTGGACATTAGAAGACCGCTTGGGCCCTTACTATGAGTCGGAAGCGTTTGATCGCGGTTTCCATTTATTGATCGGGAACATGGATTACTTGGGTTTTAAAAATACAGACGCAATTTTGAAATCGGCGACGCACTACTTGTTTTTAGAAGAGCCTCGCACACGCAAAATCATGGCAGAACCACGTTCGGATAATCAACGCATCATCCGTTATGTTGAAACTTTCTCGGCCTGGAAAAAATTAAAAGAGTTCGATTTCCCTCATAAACGGGCGGCTTTGTTAGAATGCCGTCGCGAAAGATTCTTTATGGGGAATTTCCTGTGA
- a CDS encoding IucA/IucC family protein, giving the protein MSLTANTLHSGSAWVRVNQNLVAKSLQELSYEQILKPTSQPSATAAGESSDVQNYVFALQSGVEYHCQGWQGIWTDIKVQSDSIMRVVDGIKMPVKSAGQFFIDCQKETGMDDIILGNFLEEMHNTLFSDLRIERKQAEQTSEEMTKWSGLKIQSVLNGHPKLLLNKGRITWSEGDLQEFAPESQPVIRLMWLAIRKNSALAAAMPGVNTDVILGQSMDEAELKRFDQELAELELTKSDYVFVPVHPWQWDRFIQVQFAGELSTGVIKALGVFGDEYQPQISIRTLSNISRPGQWDIKLPVTILNTSSIRGIAAKYIPVGGELSQKMTDICAADPLLKNVQVLSEKAGVSFQHPIYKQVTMAPYRYHEYLGAIWRECAESKAGPGESAVLTGSFFHKDAAGNSLLGSYVKASGLTMSQWLRRYFEVVVVPLYHLQLKYGIGLVSHGQNIVLKLKDHAPVGLIIKDFQGDLRLAKNSILVEQSASLASHLLQLPRNYLIHDLFTGHFVTVLRFVSEVLKECDGYSEYDFYGILGEVLRDYLSTTGKNLNVDDSVNLLAEKMPRVLVNKVRFKIGYADSHERPVPMVGDELLNPLVLGLNKGAP; this is encoded by the coding sequence GTGAGTTTAACTGCGAACACTCTTCATTCTGGATCCGCGTGGGTGCGCGTAAATCAGAACCTGGTGGCAAAAAGCCTTCAGGAGCTTAGCTATGAGCAAATTTTAAAACCCACGAGTCAGCCTTCAGCCACTGCTGCAGGAGAATCCTCTGACGTTCAGAATTATGTGTTCGCCTTGCAAAGTGGAGTTGAATACCACTGTCAGGGTTGGCAGGGTATTTGGACCGATATTAAAGTGCAATCCGACTCTATCATGAGGGTTGTAGATGGCATTAAAATGCCAGTGAAAAGTGCGGGACAGTTTTTTATCGACTGCCAAAAAGAAACCGGCATGGATGATATCATTCTTGGAAACTTCCTGGAAGAAATGCACAACACGCTCTTTTCAGACTTGCGCATCGAAAGAAAGCAGGCCGAACAAACATCTGAAGAAATGACGAAGTGGTCAGGGCTTAAAATTCAGTCGGTCCTTAATGGCCATCCCAAACTTTTGTTGAACAAAGGTCGCATCACTTGGAGTGAAGGCGATTTGCAAGAATTTGCCCCGGAAAGTCAGCCCGTAATTCGTCTGATGTGGTTGGCAATTCGTAAGAATTCAGCGTTAGCCGCTGCGATGCCCGGGGTGAATACGGATGTTATTTTGGGTCAGTCGATGGATGAAGCGGAATTAAAACGTTTTGATCAGGAGTTGGCGGAACTAGAGCTTACTAAATCAGATTACGTTTTCGTTCCAGTTCATCCATGGCAGTGGGACCGTTTTATCCAAGTGCAATTTGCAGGGGAACTTTCCACTGGAGTCATTAAGGCTTTGGGAGTTTTTGGTGACGAGTATCAGCCGCAAATTTCTATTCGCACATTGTCGAATATTTCTCGTCCAGGTCAGTGGGATATTAAACTGCCGGTTACTATTTTAAATACTTCCAGCATCCGCGGAATTGCTGCGAAATACATTCCCGTGGGTGGCGAGCTGTCTCAAAAAATGACCGATATCTGTGCGGCGGATCCACTTTTAAAGAACGTGCAGGTCTTAAGTGAAAAAGCGGGCGTCAGCTTTCAGCATCCAATTTATAAGCAAGTCACTATGGCTCCCTATCGCTATCACGAATACCTGGGAGCTATTTGGAGAGAGTGTGCTGAATCTAAAGCTGGCCCCGGTGAGTCTGCAGTTTTAACTGGAAGTTTCTTTCATAAGGATGCGGCAGGAAATTCTTTGTTAGGTTCTTATGTGAAGGCCTCCGGCTTAACGATGTCCCAATGGCTTCGTCGTTATTTCGAAGTGGTTGTCGTACCTTTGTATCATCTGCAACTTAAATACGGGATTGGCCTGGTTTCCCACGGTCAGAATATCGTTCTTAAGTTAAAAGATCATGCCCCCGTCGGTCTGATCATCAAAGATTTCCAAGGGGACCTTCGTTTGGCGAAGAATTCCATCTTGGTAGAGCAGTCTGCAAGTCTGGCTAGCCATTTATTGCAGCTACCTCGCAATTACTTAATTCATGATTTGTTCACGGGACATTTTGTCACGGTTTTGCGTTTTGTTTCGGAAGTTTTGAAAGAGTGCGATGGTTACTCGGAATACGACTTTTACGGTATTTTGGGCGAAGTTCTTCGCGATTATCTTTCAACTACGGGGAAAAACTTGAATGTGGATGACAGCGTCAACCTTCTGGCGGAAAAAATGCCTCGTGTGCTGGTAAATAAAGTGCGTTTTAAGATCGGTTATGCCGACTCCCATGAGCGCCCGGTCCCCATGGTCGGAGACGAACTTCTGAATCCATTAGTCTTAGGACTTAATAAAGGAGCACCGTAA
- a CDS encoding lysine N(6)-hydroxylase/L-ornithine N(5)-oxygenase family protein — translation MDQKYNLIGIGIGVFNLSLAALADKTAGVHSAFFDGKPNFDWHSEIMFADSEMQTSFLKDLVMGADPTNPYSFMNYLVSNGLYYSFMNTNRSVVTRREFEMYCQWVSKQLVHRLNFGAQIDEVNFKDGQFLVRAGNNVSKADNICIGTGLTPNIPDFAKDFIGPKVFHAKSSHLKSLDVTGKNVVVIGGGQTGIEIFRNCFKGKWGQANSTRMISSRQNLEPLDNSPFVNEYFTPYYVEEFFGLDQTLKDPIVRHQKMASDGNTPEYLEAMYNDIYQIRHVHQSEAVIEILPSRCMDRIEEAGNGYKLTVSSTFSNKTETHFADIVILSTGFRTRIPHIIEPIQNMIDFDANGRFILQKNFSVKWKGPKENKIYAMNFSRHGHGISEPQTSLMAWRSASILNDLLGKEHYQTSKTVPNFVSYKGL, via the coding sequence ATGGACCAAAAATATAATCTTATTGGTATCGGTATCGGCGTATTCAATCTGTCTCTTGCTGCACTTGCTGACAAAACGGCAGGCGTGCATTCTGCATTCTTTGACGGGAAACCGAATTTTGACTGGCACTCTGAAATCATGTTTGCGGATTCTGAAATGCAGACCTCATTCCTTAAAGACTTGGTCATGGGTGCAGACCCAACAAATCCTTACAGCTTCATGAATTACTTGGTGTCCAACGGCTTGTATTATTCTTTCATGAACACGAATCGCTCGGTGGTGACTCGTCGTGAATTTGAGATGTACTGCCAATGGGTCAGTAAACAGTTGGTCCACCGTTTGAATTTTGGCGCACAAATTGACGAAGTGAACTTTAAGGACGGTCAGTTCCTGGTTCGCGCGGGAAATAACGTTTCTAAAGCCGATAACATCTGTATCGGAACAGGCCTTACGCCAAATATTCCTGATTTCGCCAAGGACTTTATTGGTCCCAAAGTATTCCACGCCAAATCTTCGCATCTTAAAAGCTTAGATGTGACGGGTAAAAATGTTGTTGTGATCGGAGGCGGTCAGACGGGGATTGAAATCTTCCGTAACTGCTTTAAAGGCAAATGGGGGCAAGCTAACAGCACACGCATGATTTCCAGCCGTCAAAACTTAGAGCCCTTGGACAACTCTCCCTTCGTGAACGAATACTTCACTCCGTATTACGTGGAAGAGTTCTTTGGCTTAGATCAAACGTTGAAAGATCCTATCGTTCGTCATCAAAAAATGGCTTCGGACGGTAACACGCCAGAATATCTGGAGGCGATGTACAACGATATCTATCAAATTCGTCACGTGCACCAATCTGAAGCGGTGATTGAAATCCTGCCGTCACGTTGCATGGATCGTATCGAGGAAGCGGGTAATGGTTATAAATTAACTGTTAGCAGCACATTTTCAAATAAGACGGAAACACACTTTGCCGATATCGTGATCTTAAGTACGGGGTTTAGAACTCGTATTCCGCACATCATTGAGCCGATCCAAAATATGATCGACTTTGATGCCAATGGACGTTTCATTTTACAGAAGAATTTCTCTGTGAAATGGAAAGGCCCGAAAGAGAATAAGATTTATGCCATGAATTTCAGTCGTCATGGTCACGGCATCTCTGAACCGCAAACAAGCTTGATGGCGTGGAGATCTGCTTCCATCCTAAATGATTTGTTGGGTAAAGAGCACTATCAGACTTCAAAAACAGTTCCTAATTTTGTTAGCTATAAAGGATTATAA
- a CDS encoding TonB-dependent receptor — MRIFIAALFTMQACLAQAQTPQTTPETTESKPTESYQLQKVEILGNKEDKSYLESTESISVLQAETYDKGVKTDSIKALNALPNVQVTKNDNTFSIRGINNIGVTGYQKDNLASIMVDDVFQTDLAISAGAFDFWDLDHVEIYRGAQSTTQGVNSLAGNILLFHRKASEQTEGAAKAGVGTYGYKEIGAVTNNTMLDKKILTRVAVNVERYDGFIDNVTTGNDRWGRQDKNYISGDMIYKINAFDEIRWNLKVMQTENGGTYSQSTNPFDYHVYEDVDNRTLTNNQQTSLRYTQKINENSSNETILAYSQSDQDATADADGTSSNTAGVRYEDHTDNYLSVENLYKYQSEKIKNVLGLHFHDYTIKDDYNFNVLAPGPVPVRQKTEKYQDTYAIFDSMLYKFNESHAMNLGLRYEYMKNKFDSYIVYGTTRTANGNEEGGILLPKIGYVFSHGISSYGVSYTQGYRTGGVSVNRWTSNVSQYDPETTHNFELSYKCVQDQLKVAANVFYTHWVDQQVLIQYAANNPYNSATVNAASSEVYGAELEAQYTINPQNLLGMGVGYNHTKFIDFKGPLNQNYDGNEFPFASPWTGSVNYVFKPTDNWAWDTTLRYLAQSYSDAANTSAKRAPEQFYLDTSLAYLIAPISLNVETYIRNVLDQKYVTYDASNAFYGTKVYQVNSPREFGARVTYFW; from the coding sequence ATGAGAATTTTCATCGCAGCATTGTTCACCATGCAGGCCTGCTTAGCACAGGCTCAAACACCACAGACGACACCAGAAACCACAGAAAGTAAACCCACAGAATCTTACCAACTTCAAAAGGTAGAAATCCTTGGTAATAAAGAGGATAAGTCTTACCTAGAAAGTACAGAGTCTATCTCTGTTCTTCAGGCGGAGACCTATGATAAGGGCGTAAAAACAGATTCTATTAAAGCCTTGAACGCACTTCCTAACGTTCAAGTGACTAAGAATGACAATACATTCAGTATCCGCGGTATTAACAATATCGGTGTCACGGGCTATCAAAAAGACAACTTGGCATCCATTATGGTCGATGACGTTTTCCAAACGGACCTTGCGATTTCCGCAGGTGCTTTTGATTTCTGGGATTTGGATCACGTAGAAATCTATCGTGGCGCTCAATCCACAACTCAAGGTGTGAATTCTTTGGCAGGTAATATTCTTTTGTTCCATCGTAAGGCGAGCGAACAAACGGAAGGTGCTGCTAAGGCAGGAGTCGGCACCTATGGTTACAAAGAAATCGGCGCAGTTACCAACAATACGATGCTCGATAAAAAGATTTTGACTCGTGTTGCTGTAAATGTGGAACGTTACGATGGCTTCATCGATAATGTGACTACTGGTAATGATCGCTGGGGACGTCAGGATAAGAACTATATCTCTGGAGACATGATTTATAAAATCAACGCTTTCGACGAAATCCGTTGGAACTTGAAGGTCATGCAGACCGAGAACGGCGGAACTTACTCTCAGTCAACTAACCCATTCGATTATCATGTGTATGAAGACGTCGATAACCGCACGCTGACTAATAACCAGCAAACAAGTCTTCGCTACACCCAGAAAATCAACGAGAATAGCAGCAACGAAACCATCCTGGCTTACTCTCAAAGTGATCAAGATGCGACGGCAGATGCTGACGGAACTTCATCAAACACAGCCGGTGTTCGCTATGAGGATCACACCGATAATTACTTGAGTGTTGAAAATCTGTACAAATATCAAAGCGAAAAAATTAAAAACGTTTTGGGTTTGCACTTTCATGACTACACAATCAAAGATGATTACAACTTTAACGTGCTAGCTCCGGGACCTGTTCCGGTTCGTCAAAAAACTGAAAAGTACCAAGATACTTACGCGATCTTTGATTCAATGCTTTATAAGTTCAATGAATCTCACGCCATGAATTTGGGACTTCGTTACGAGTACATGAAAAACAAATTTGATTCTTACATCGTTTATGGAACGACAAGAACTGCGAACGGTAACGAAGAGGGCGGTATCTTACTGCCTAAGATTGGTTATGTATTCTCTCACGGTATCAGCTCCTACGGCGTGTCTTACACTCAAGGTTACCGTACAGGTGGTGTCAGCGTGAATCGCTGGACTTCAAACGTTTCTCAATACGACCCAGAAACGACTCACAACTTTGAGTTAAGTTATAAGTGTGTCCAAGATCAGCTGAAAGTGGCAGCTAACGTGTTTTACACTCACTGGGTGGACCAGCAGGTTTTAATCCAGTACGCGGCAAACAATCCGTACAACTCGGCGACAGTCAATGCTGCAAGCTCTGAAGTTTACGGCGCGGAATTGGAAGCACAGTACACGATCAATCCACAAAATTTATTGGGTATGGGGGTCGGTTACAACCATACCAAGTTCATCGATTTTAAAGGGCCTTTGAACCAAAACTACGATGGCAATGAATTCCCATTTGCAAGTCCGTGGACTGGAAGCGTGAACTACGTGTTCAAGCCAACGGACAACTGGGCTTGGGACACGACTCTTAGATACTTGGCGCAAAGTTACAGCGATGCTGCGAACACGTCCGCCAAAAGAGCTCCAGAGCAGTTCTATTTGGATACTTCGTTGGCCTACCTGATTGCACCTATCAGCTTGAATGTTGAAACATATATTAGAAACGTCCTTGATCAAAAATACGTGACTTACGACGCTTCCAACGCGTTCTACGGTACGAAAGTGTATCAAGTAAATTCTCCGCGCGAATTTGGGGCTCGAGTGACTTACTTCTGGTAA
- a CDS encoding ComEC/Rec2 family competence protein, whose product MFSYVVIWNVGQGQWITSVENCTCRHFDVGGEKFPWKKVGKLCRDKDNLIYLSHWDWDHIGALSRWPKSWQSCLALRPQGVSSAKKMKMLAEFKDCKTDINLPMWRGLKENNALNLRNTQKNLGKSDSNALSQVLRFGEFLFPGDSPIASEKSWMELPWIAGVRVLILGHHGSRTSTSEELLQRMPRLLMAVSSARYERYKHPHPEVLYRLRQHRIPTLKTEDWGNIWFEK is encoded by the coding sequence GTGTTCTCGTATGTCGTGATATGGAACGTGGGACAGGGCCAATGGATCACGTCCGTTGAGAATTGCACGTGCCGGCATTTTGACGTCGGTGGAGAGAAATTTCCATGGAAAAAAGTCGGCAAACTTTGTCGCGATAAGGACAATTTGATTTATCTAAGTCACTGGGATTGGGATCATATCGGAGCATTGTCCCGTTGGCCCAAATCGTGGCAGTCATGTCTGGCCCTTCGCCCCCAAGGTGTGTCCTCCGCTAAAAAAATGAAAATGCTTGCAGAGTTTAAAGACTGCAAAACAGACATCAATTTGCCGATGTGGCGTGGGTTGAAAGAAAACAATGCATTGAACCTGCGGAACACTCAGAAAAATTTGGGAAAATCAGATTCAAATGCCTTAAGCCAGGTCCTTCGTTTTGGAGAATTCTTATTCCCCGGGGATTCCCCCATCGCTTCAGAAAAATCCTGGATGGAATTACCTTGGATAGCGGGAGTGCGTGTATTAATTCTGGGCCACCACGGCAGCCGTACCAGCACTTCAGAAGAACTGCTACAGCGAATGCCCCGGCTTCTTATGGCCGTGTCGTCGGCTCGTTATGAACGCTATAAACACCCTCACCCCGAAGTCCTCTATCGTTTAAGACAGCATCGCATTCCCACTCTGAAAACAGAAGACTGGGGGAATATCTGGTTTGAAAAATGA
- a CDS encoding ComEC/Rec2 family competence protein: MIILLLLALSLSNCTTDTLLNNASGLSESYQQKCLTLLPRESVNYSALTSIVCGEKLDDQNLKQNLVKTSLIHIFVISGSHLILLDELFALLRIPFFVRFLLLAFYSVAVGFQPPAVRALSALGLRGVLQNRRWYFPADQMTLIAGCFTLALFPAWWNSPSLLMSWCASLALSWSSLLKIKNKIQRVLFNQCAVFIFMCAPLWGLSSLHPLSLLYNLLLGPIVSYLLLPLGFISVIAPHTVFAFDFVMTTFARILTWVSEPIPASSSKQILLSTLWVWIFSWHIFFHFLRLRLRQGRDSEWSGS; this comes from the coding sequence ATGATTATTCTACTTCTCCTTGCTCTGAGCTTGAGCAATTGCACGACAGACACATTGCTGAATAATGCATCAGGCCTTTCTGAAAGTTATCAACAAAAATGTCTTACACTCCTTCCTCGCGAGTCAGTTAATTACTCTGCGCTGACCTCAATTGTCTGCGGTGAAAAGCTGGACGATCAGAACCTGAAACAGAATTTGGTGAAGACATCGTTGATACATATATTCGTCATCTCGGGATCTCACTTAATTTTGCTGGACGAACTTTTTGCGCTGCTTAGAATTCCATTTTTTGTAAGATTCTTGCTTTTAGCCTTTTATTCTGTCGCGGTTGGCTTCCAACCACCTGCCGTAAGAGCCTTATCTGCATTGGGTTTGCGAGGTGTGTTACAAAATCGCAGATGGTATTTTCCGGCGGATCAGATGACCTTGATCGCAGGATGTTTCACACTTGCACTTTTTCCGGCGTGGTGGAACTCCCCGTCTTTGTTGATGAGTTGGTGTGCCAGTTTGGCGCTTTCATGGAGTTCACTCCTAAAAATAAAAAATAAAATTCAGCGCGTATTGTTCAATCAATGCGCAGTTTTTATTTTCATGTGTGCTCCACTATGGGGGTTGAGTTCACTGCACCCCCTGTCACTTTTATACAACCTACTATTAGGCCCGATCGTTTCATATTTACTACTACCGCTAGGATTTATAAGTGTGATTGCTCCCCACACGGTCTTTGCTTTTGATTTCGTGATGACGACATTTGCACGAATTCTGACATGGGTCTCTGAGCCCATTCCGGCAAGCTCGTCAAAACAGATCCTGTTATCCACACTGTGGGTCTGGATATTTTCTTGGCATATCTTTTTTCACTTTTTGCGATTGCGACTGCGTCAAGGAAGGGATTCAGAGTGGAGTGGATCTTAA
- a CDS encoding tetratricopeptide repeat protein: MKQLGRLATTLLLSLPLAAAAKSTNTIKGAAQTPKQQALLVELTGQDFRKQSDTELYAEMVGASQRDDEIGLKSRLQSLLTRFPASTYADNALFLAGRMAVEHNNFPEAIRYFARIEKEYPNSDKAASAKFAKAMTYKKMNLPQFAKRSLAEVRSRYPGSPESFRADSELKLFN; encoded by the coding sequence ATGAAGCAACTAGGACGATTGGCAACAACACTACTTTTAAGCTTACCTTTGGCTGCTGCAGCTAAGTCAACAAACACTATCAAAGGTGCCGCACAAACACCCAAGCAACAGGCGTTGTTGGTGGAATTGACGGGACAAGATTTCAGAAAACAATCCGACACAGAGCTGTATGCTGAAATGGTAGGCGCTTCACAACGCGATGATGAGATCGGTCTTAAAAGCCGTCTGCAAAGCCTTTTGACGCGTTTTCCGGCAAGTACGTATGCTGACAACGCATTGTTCTTGGCGGGACGTATGGCTGTTGAGCACAACAATTTTCCGGAAGCGATTCGTTATTTCGCACGCATTGAAAAAGAATATCCAAACAGTGACAAAGCCGCGAGTGCGAAATTCGCTAAAGCAATGACTTACAAAAAAATGAATCTGCCACAATTTGCAAAACGTTCCCTGGCAGAAGTGAGATCTCGGTATCCAGGCAGTCCAGAGTCCTTCCGTGCTGACTCTGAACTAAAACTGTTCAACTAA
- a CDS encoding LysM peptidoglycan-binding domain-containing protein, with protein sequence MQTVKNKKFSVSLTIIFCALLVQVQAAHAQDAAPPDTTWDADPLDVLDKKEETPLEPSVPEFTEIPAPDSNQTVETPPPPAAPDVPTPEVPSEVPAPTHADAGYSNTTAAAASDDPDFNKENRFHNIYKKYNETPTSDEAWDKAVGARKSEVYKVEKGNTLWDISNTFFGDPNFWPKLWSLNNGSILNPHEITPDMNIKFYPGTMMDAPTLAVAGKDGEAATENEADKVVEPSVSEPAIPPSRRKHVPVLGALPNSLPKGRFGVYDDSTSVEVEFRENKMPTAFEFLSYYVADEAVSGPGKITGTEVDSKTANEFQYVYVQFDNGTPEKNYIAQKNMGEVDDPGVKGRKARMVEIQGGVEILEKVNAEKNIYRAIVKKAIQPVEVGAVLVPGEVPMIDPTPGAVSNIANAKIMGGEFGKRRGMFSSNSLIFLDGGTSKGFAVGQNLSIFADSALRNKQSGAILNDRTIGSLKIVKVTPNFATAYVTNSTDDILLGDYVGNGAKTASVDKDVVESHEPETQEQIDNELDMGGQPAVDTGPGSEELDLEL encoded by the coding sequence ATGCAAACAGTGAAGAACAAGAAGTTCTCTGTCTCATTGACAATTATTTTCTGCGCGCTCTTGGTACAAGTCCAAGCAGCGCACGCCCAAGATGCAGCACCTCCAGATACGACTTGGGATGCAGATCCTTTAGATGTTTTAGATAAAAAGGAAGAAACTCCTCTGGAGCCAAGTGTTCCGGAGTTCACTGAAATTCCTGCGCCTGATAGCAATCAGACGGTCGAAACGCCTCCGCCGCCTGCGGCACCTGACGTGCCCACGCCAGAGGTGCCAAGTGAAGTTCCGGCGCCCACTCATGCGGATGCAGGATATTCGAACACAACGGCTGCTGCTGCCAGTGACGATCCCGATTTTAATAAAGAAAATCGTTTCCACAACATTTACAAAAAGTACAACGAAACGCCGACCTCGGACGAAGCCTGGGATAAAGCTGTGGGTGCTCGTAAGTCTGAAGTTTATAAAGTCGAAAAAGGAAATACTCTTTGGGACATTTCTAATACGTTTTTCGGTGATCCTAATTTCTGGCCCAAGCTTTGGTCGTTGAATAACGGATCGATTTTAAATCCCCATGAAATTACACCGGACATGAATATCAAATTCTATCCAGGTACAATGATGGATGCCCCAACGCTGGCCGTGGCTGGTAAGGACGGGGAGGCTGCGACTGAAAATGAAGCCGATAAAGTTGTCGAGCCAAGTGTATCAGAGCCCGCAATCCCACCGAGCCGCCGTAAGCATGTTCCAGTTTTAGGCGCACTTCCAAACAGTTTGCCTAAAGGACGTTTTGGTGTTTACGACGACAGTACAAGTGTTGAAGTGGAATTTAGAGAAAACAAAATGCCGACGGCTTTCGAATTTTTGTCGTACTATGTAGCTGATGAAGCTGTGAGTGGTCCTGGCAAAATCACGGGAACCGAAGTTGATTCCAAAACTGCAAATGAATTCCAATACGTTTACGTGCAATTCGATAATGGCACACCGGAAAAAAACTATATCGCTCAGAAAAACATGGGTGAGGTGGACGATCCAGGAGTCAAGGGACGTAAAGCAAGAATGGTCGAGATCCAAGGTGGCGTAGAAATTCTTGAAAAAGTAAACGCTGAAAAGAATATCTATCGCGCTATCGTCAAAAAAGCGATTCAGCCGGTTGAAGTGGGTGCCGTTCTTGTTCCTGGCGAAGTTCCAATGATTGATCCGACTCCGGGTGCAGTTAGCAATATCGCGAACGCAAAAATTATGGGTGGAGAATTCGGCAAAAGACGTGGGATGTTTAGTTCCAACTCTTTGATCTTTTTAGATGGAGGGACATCGAAAGGATTCGCAGTCGGACAAAACCTTTCGATCTTTGCTGACAGTGCTCTTCGCAACAAGCAATCGGGTGCGATTTTAAATGACCGTACGATTGGCTCTTTAAAGATCGTTAAGGTCACTCCTAACTTTGCGACGGCTTACGTGACGAACTCAACAGATGATATCCTGTTGGGAGATTATGTCGGCAACGGAGCTAAGACGGCCTCTGTGGATAAAGACGTCGTGGAAAGTCATGAGCCGGAGACGCAAGAGCAGATTGATAATGAATTGGATATGGGTGGTCAGCCTGCTGTGGATACGGGCCCCGGATCTGAAGAACTCGATTTAGAGCTATAG
- a CDS encoding DNA-processing protein DprA gives MTEIFALSQLIKLHPLYSLHRDEIQQTYLRLSRLGCLTEFYLRQAMHEYLPLVGEALEKNHALYKEHCAEALRWQMEGVQFVCYGEATYPTQCYRMADPPLTLSYRGSPCWMIERSISIVGSREPSADSLRWMEQELTQFFTMQMPIVISGGARGVDQKAHSLSLRKRCPTAVVLPSGLGEIYPSSLQEWMTPVLDQGGCFISEYEPKQAMHKRLFHHRNRLIAALGRATLLVEARRRSGTLITAHQAAELSRPVWVVPGHPLDPHFLGGLDLLLDGAQLVRDAQDLSTLFHSELLTDDFKVAGIGGLLGGTH, from the coding sequence ATGACCGAAATATTTGCTCTCTCCCAACTTATTAAGCTTCATCCTCTTTACAGCCTTCATCGAGATGAAATTCAACAAACCTATTTGCGACTGTCGCGTTTGGGATGTCTGACCGAGTTTTACCTGCGCCAGGCGATGCACGAGTACCTGCCATTGGTTGGTGAGGCGCTTGAGAAAAATCATGCCTTGTACAAAGAGCATTGTGCTGAAGCCCTCCGCTGGCAAATGGAGGGTGTGCAGTTTGTATGTTATGGTGAAGCCACTTATCCCACTCAGTGCTATCGCATGGCCGATCCGCCGCTAACCCTTAGCTATCGCGGCTCACCTTGTTGGATGATTGAAAGATCGATTTCAATCGTCGGCAGTCGTGAACCCAGCGCAGATTCATTACGATGGATGGAGCAGGAGCTGACTCAGTTTTTTACGATGCAAATGCCGATAGTGATTAGTGGAGGCGCCCGAGGTGTGGATCAGAAGGCGCACTCGCTGTCATTGCGGAAGCGATGCCCGACAGCAGTGGTTTTGCCTTCGGGGCTTGGTGAAATCTATCCTTCCAGTTTGCAAGAGTGGATGACGCCCGTATTAGATCAGGGAGGATGTTTCATCAGTGAATACGAACCGAAGCAGGCCATGCATAAGCGGCTTTTTCATCATCGCAATCGTTTGATAGCAGCCCTGGGGCGTGCGACGTTGCTGGTCGAAGCTCGTCGGCGCAGTGGAACCTTAATTACAGCCCATCAGGCGGCTGAACTTTCGCGGCCAGTTTGGGTAGTGCCGGGCCATCCCCTTGATCCTCATTTCTTGGGAGGGTTGGATCTGTTGTTAGATGGCGCACAATTAGTACGCGATGCCCAAGATTTATCCACGCTATTTCACTCCGAGTTATTAACAGACGATTTTAAGGTGGCAGGTATTGGGGGTCTTTTAGGTGGTACCCACTAG